In Candidatus Leptovillus gracilis, one DNA window encodes the following:
- a CDS encoding ORF6C domain-containing protein, with protein MSHEDDKALVPLDQRDIDFYGDVITAVITHDGMVYIPIRPICQNLGVSWPSQSNRISRDPILSEVKGVFTMNTPGGQQQAVCLPLDYLNGWLFKMDASRVRPDIKEPLLRYQRECYRILADAFIGQNTAVQPAGDSDEPLVQLHNMALVIAATTREMLATKYLAQSNAERLDRAALVVQNLTRRVTAVEQQVRAGKLTEEQAAEVKRRVNLIANEMSKHDPGKTHFQAVYAALGDEVGVTSYKAIPLKAYETAVSFLDNWLLSLKQAGKKGAAEAEG; from the coding sequence ATGAGCCATGAGGATGACAAAGCATTGGTCCCGCTGGACCAGCGAGACATCGATTTTTACGGGGATGTAATCACGGCCGTTATCACCCATGACGGAATGGTTTACATCCCGATTCGGCCGATATGCCAGAACTTAGGTGTTTCCTGGCCCAGCCAAAGCAACCGGATCAGCCGCGATCCCATCCTCTCGGAAGTAAAAGGGGTATTCACCATGAATACCCCTGGCGGTCAACAGCAGGCTGTCTGCCTGCCCCTGGATTATTTGAATGGCTGGTTGTTTAAAATGGATGCATCACGTGTCAGGCCAGACATTAAGGAACCGCTGCTGCGTTACCAGCGAGAATGCTACCGGATTTTAGCCGATGCCTTTATCGGCCAGAATACGGCCGTACAACCTGCCGGCGACAGTGATGAGCCTCTAGTACAACTGCACAACATGGCCCTGGTCATTGCCGCCACGACGAGAGAGATGCTGGCCACAAAGTACCTGGCGCAATCCAATGCCGAACGGCTGGACCGGGCGGCGCTGGTGGTGCAAAATTTGACCCGGCGGGTAACGGCCGTTGAGCAGCAGGTCCGGGCGGGTAAACTGACCGAGGAACAGGCAGCGGAGGTTAAACGGCGCGTCAATCTCATCGCCAATGAGATGAGCAAGCACGACCCGGGTAAAACACATTTTCAGGCGGTTTATGCCGCCCTGGGGGATGAAGTGGGCGTGACGAGCTACAAGGCCATCCCGCTGAAAGCCTACGAAACGGCCGTCTCCTTCCTGGATAACTGGCTGCTCTCTCTCAAGCAGGCCGGCAAAAAAGGCGCGGCTGAGGCTGAAGGGTAA